acttttccttgacatgtaaacaattgAAATGTTAGCATcactttttgatgaaatcagtcacCCGCTTGTTAAACTCCTCGGAATACTTTAAGTGAATGTTGTGCTTCCCGTCGATGAACACATGCATTCTGAAAGTAAACAATTGGAACATCTAAATAAACAGGCACAGGGCGACCGACGAACGCAATGAAGCTTACTCGGTATCCGTAAGGGTATTCATCAGATGCGGTACGTGCTGAGGAATAACCATTGGATCCTGTGCCCCGTGAAGAATGAATGTAGGCGCTTGAACCCTATCCAGTATTGCTTGACAAATATCTCCACCGCGCGTCCGATACATTTCCAACATTGCGTCCACCCAGGCGGACCAGAGACTTTGGAAGCCTTCTTTGCCGTAAATCGCCTCCATCGGCTCCCGCATACGAGCGGACCATTTGCTAACGTCACGAATATCTGAAAGAGAAGCAAAAAAAAGAATCACACATCGAAAACTTTCTCCGCAGTACGCAATTTACAGACTTTCGTAGATTTTGGCTTCCGTCGGGCTGATGTACGAATTGGAACCCCAAACCACGAGTTTCTCGATTTGCTCGGGTTTACACCCAGCCATTATTAATCCGGTAATTCCACCGTCACTCCAGCCGACGaccgaaaatttttggaaaccgAGTTGTTCCATTAAACTGCAAGCGGCATCGGCATCGCGCGCGAAAAAATCCAACCCGAACTGCCTCTCCGGTGGACGTGATTTACCGTAACCGGGTGGATCCCACGCTATTATGGTGTAATTCGGCAGCAGGCTCGGGAACTGCTCGATCTGTGGCTTGAAATCCGTCCAGGCTGTGCCCAAAGCACCCGGCATTAAAATTAATCCCTTCTCACCGGAACCGGCTTCGACGTAGTTGATTCGATAGGGACCGATTTCCAGCTGCTTTTCCATGGCACTAGCCGTTGTGATCGTGTTAATTTGACGGATGGACCGGGCCGGACAGCGACCACTATCggtgattcgtctcaaaacgctGCCGAGCAAAATAAATCGCATTTCACAGTAATTGGTTTGTGGATGAGTTTTGTACGGGAGCTATTGCAATGGTTTGTTTATTGTGTACTGTTATGTAACAggcattgaaaaacaaaattgaaaacattATTCCGCTAACAAAATTTAAGAATCCAAGACGTAGCGGATGATTCAGCTGTTTtgtatgatgttttttttttaatttttgggcgTCACATTTTTTTCCCGAGACCAAAACCTTTCTGGTGGCGAAAAAATGGCTGCTTCGAACAGAGATGccatgtaaaaatttcaaatatatttagCCAGAGTTGAAAAAGTCTGTGAACTAAAAACAAGTTTCTATAATGTATTGCACATGGAATCGTCTTCGGGAGCAAAAGGAAATAGGGGGCGGTGCTTTTAAATGTATGTAAATTTTACGTCTGCAGTTTGTCTACGAAATTTgtaaatttattgaataatcTGTCGACCCGGCATCTTTGTCTGTGAGCGAAAAGCTCATGCGTTTGAAAAAACACACCGTTGAATGCACTCTAATGGCGttttaacaaaaatataaatCAAACAATATAAACTCAGTCGTTGAAGACTTGGTAGCGCTATCATTTAGGATTTGGTAGCAGTGACGAGATAAATGTTTTGTTATTAATGGAAAAATCAAGAATCTGTTTTTCAAAGGAGGGCGAAACTAACATTGACAGTTAATGGAaaaaatatcgatgaatgtttcgactttggttccAATTCAGAGCAATTTCTGATATGTCGATGAACTGTTGGAAGTCACTTTTCCTCTTTTCTTCTATATCCACTTAATAAATCCACATACAAAAAGTTTCGCCCTCTTACGATTCGTTTACTTGTATGCTTGCTGTGTGAATAATGAAGTTACGCCCACGCGCATTTTTCATGATATTGGCTGGTTTCCGATTAAGATTCAACTTGAATGAACAAACGAACTCTACTTTCAGGCAAAACATATAAAGAATATCTTAATATTTTCGTATGGTTTTtcgccacaagaatatcgtatgcgaatcataaggccgccttatgaagtcacgaaaattggaatttcaataaaaagacatgaaattcatacgaaattATTAGGAACGTTGTGCAAAATTTctataacttctctcatatactgtggaattcataagttgttcgtatgaaaattATAATTGTGATAGATGAAATGTAAATTGAAGAGTCATAAAAATTATAATATAGGTAtgtttttcatattaatcttttgaaatggagattttggtgatttttgatggCAACCTTATAATTGACATTCCTCAGTGAGTTATGCAATgtaattcaattttcaaaaatatgtttaGTTATCAGTACATTGCTTGAATTGTGGAAAACCCCCTAGAAAATGAAAGAAGCAGACAAAATTTTACTTATAAAACTTGTACAAACTTTATCAGCGGGATCAAGAAATGTGCTGATTTTTTTCGCGTCGGAAAAAATGCTCTGTCCTTTAAGAAATGAGCCGTATTACATTTAAACTGTAAATTTAGTTTATCATTAGATTAGATATTAGataaattgaatcaattttttgCCGGTAATACTTTCATATTGACAATTGTCTCATGTAAACGTCGCAGATTCTTTAATTGTCAGAATTCAAAGACAATTCActtcaaactaaaaaaaaaatgagtaatgTGATTGTATTACAGTACAAACATTCTATGAGTCCTTCCCCGAGCTTAAAATTTTATTACGATAGCTTTTTTGACCAGTGTGCTGCAATGATCTTGAGTGATCTAATATCACATCACTTCGGTTCAAATCAATGTTCGTTTCATTACGCCCCGGGTTGggtgttcaatgcatagggcactggtcttacaaaccagttgtcgtatgttcgagccccggcctggaatgattcgtagtgtcagtagaatcgtagcaccagccatgcaatggttctgtacactctgaatcgactgtgaagtctgttgaaacagaaggtcaaatttcactacaggaatgtattaccaaggctttgcttttttttcattacaaatttatatttgaaaattttttatgtCCATAAcctgaaacaattttttagtaAATTGCTAATAAAACCGATGATTTGCAGGAATGAAATGTTCTTTTGTGAGAAACGAGCTTGAACGAGTAATTAATTTTGAAACAGTGCACAAACCAGTACTTAATTTTCTTAAAAAACATCATATTTCCAAATTTCAGCAACTTTTACAAGTCGTATTGCAATGTTTTACTTCGCAGAGTTGTTTAGCAGTCTACTCGATTAATGTAAGATGACAATGAATGTTAGACAATCACCAAAAAATCCATCATATCCAAAACTTTCTATCCATTCTTATAATTTCGATATTCATTTGAGGGATCTGACAACCATTTACaaatcaaatatatttttatctatatttatCAACATTGCCTATATATTTTTGGTGCTGTATAGTAAAATCCATGAAAATCATTTTAATCGCGTCACAATAGTCGACAGAGGAAGTgagcaaagagaaactctcacttGCATATACGGTCAATTGAAAAATAACCGAGGAAGGACAAAAATTCTACCAAGGCTTGCGAATCTGGAATTCGTCAAAACTACAGCTAGATgtctaaataaaataaaactaccGTGACTTCGGACGTGAGTTTACCAAAACTCTCACCTAACACTTAGATGTTCAgtttgaaataataattaaatttttccGGACGCGTAATTTCATTGCAGTAATTAAACATTGTTTTGACATCGACATCTACCATTTTTCTCGGTGTTTGAAATTTCGGTTAGCAAAGCTTTCTATTTAAccgttaaatttaaaaaataacagaGAGGCTTTGTACGCATCTCCTGTATAAACAGCTGCTTTTTCTAATATGGCTACCCGTTTGCATTATTTGAGATGAGAAATTACTCAAAAGCTCTCTCTTCGGGAATACAGCTAGAAAGAGAAATGCCACTGCGAGACTGCGACGGATTCTCTCTTTCATTCCTCCGCATCGCTCGCTTCATCAGCGTGTCTGGCGAAAAGCATAGAAAATTTCGACtgatcaagctcaagctcattcAAGAAGTGAGCGTGCCACAGAGCAGACGTATTTTGCCAATGCGAAAGCGAGCGGCGTTATTCGCCAGTGAAAATTTCTGTTAAGTTATTGAAAGTTATACTTGTGTAAAATTGCACGAAATAAGTGCAAATAGTGTAGAAAGGTAAGtttgattgattttgatttgcaATAGGTATAAATTTTGTCTCTTAGATGCCTTGAGTAGTTAGGGAGCGCTAGGGCTACGCCACTCGGACAGAAAATTTAGCCGCCATGATGCTTTTTCACCACACTGCGGGAGTTGGCTTCGATTCGAGTGGAAGCGCAAAGTACAGCCGCGCAACAAGAAAAATCGATGTCGAGCTGTGGTGAGGGTGCAAAATGGCGGCTGGTTTCGAATGGAATGCTATGGCGagtcgaattttttttcgattggtcGATTTGCTGAATAGACGAAATGCTGAAGCAAAGTCGTATTCGGAAAAATGGCGCCtaatttatttttcgaaaattagaCAACTGTTGATAAACATGTTTTTCGATCAAGTTTGTTCCAACGCCAGTTTCTAGAATTTTCCACCAATGTTGGCTTTAGAGCTTGCGTAATGATTCAGTAGTTATTGCGCCGTAACATAATTCGATGcatattgaattttttcagattttctaTATATTCAGTGCTAGTAGAAATAGTTAGCTCGGGAAGATGAATTTTTAATAGAATCGTTTGTGGCTTCCAAAAATTTAAATGCATTACACTTCGTAACGGTTTTttaatatcattttttttacagtAATCAATCCACATGCCACAAGATGGCGGACGATGAACAGTTCTCGCTGTGTTGGAATAATTTCAACACAAATTTATCTGCTGGATTCCATGAATCCCTAATACGGGGCGATTTAGTGGACGTCACGTTGGCCGCAGAAGGTCAATTAGTTAAGGCACACAGACTCATCCTATCAGTATGCTCACCCTATTTCCGGAAAATGTTTACCCAGATGCCGGCGAACCAGCACGCATTCAGTAAGTATGAAATATGCATGGATAATTAAGGTCATTTTGATGCTCGGATAAATCGATGCGAAAAACATGCGCATTGGCGGAAAACTTGCAacatcatttttttctttttctttttttttttgtacagttTTCCTAAAGGATGTCAGTCATTCGGCGCTTAAGGATCTCATTCAGTTTATGTACTGTGGGGAGGTGAACGTGAAACAGGATGCCCTGCCAGCGTTTATCAGTACGGCGGAAGCACTGCAAATTAAAGGACTGACTGAAACGGTAGGAACATAACATGTGGTTTAAAATATATGATTctaacttgattttttttttattgttatgcAGGGAGAAAGTGCACCAACGCAACCATCGCCCGCCAAAGAAACCTCCCACATACCCTCGAGTGGGATGACGAGTATTCCGTCTACTGCGTCATCCCCGCGGGTGAAAACACTGCAGCGGAGTCGAATCCATTCGTACAAACTCGATTCGGACGACGGAAGCGATCATGAGAAAGTAGTACAAATCACAGCCACCTCCACTCCTGCCCCCGCTAGTAGTAGCAGTAGTGGTCCCAGTGCCACAATCGTTGCCACCCAGATAGCTGCTCCGCAACAGGTGCAAATCCTACAAGCACAACCAACCCAAAAACGAACGCTCCAACAACGGACTTCGACCATACCGCAAACGACACAGGTTATGAAACGAGCCAAACTGTCTGATCCACTCGATGCTGCCGAGTCCGCACAGGTTCAAGGGGTTCAGATTGTACAGCAAATTCCGCAAGCACAACAGCGAGTGGtctcttcggaaccggaatatGTAGAAATGCCAATCGAAACGATAAACCCTAAAGCTGAACCGGACTATGGCGATGACCCTTCAGAGGTGGAAGCGATCGATGCGGAAAACGAACAAGAACAGGCACTAGCGGAACAGGAAGCGGCTGAGCACGACCAGGAGGCTGACGATTCGGCTCACTATGTGGAAGATGAAACGTACGGTGATATGAGCAAATATGACGAAACTTACTTCACGGAAGGAGACGACGCAAAGGCCGGTGCTTCGGGATATGGCAGTGAATCGTACGCGGAAGGTGGTGCAGCAGCTGATCAAGCGGCACAAGGTAGGTGTACAAACTGTTGCTAGCAAACCGGGAGAATCAGTGGCGATTTCGCGGTGGTTGTTGTCGTACTAGAgcttgagttttttttaaacatattttcaGTTTAGTCACGAAACCTGATCTTTGCTTTCCTTCGTTTATGAGCAATTTTTAGGGCCTATCTCCCTTACACGATTACACTAAAACAAGAATGTCTAGGAAGGAATTGGAGGGGTtctgttattttatttttccaaacagtAAATTTGTGGGTTCATTCAGTATCGAGTGTGAATTTGTGAAAGTAGCAATTTATTTGAAGCATTTTCAATTCTAGTGAAATCAAAAACTAAGACCGTATTGTGAATACAAACATTTTAAGTTTTACGACTGTGTAGTAATTAGTGGTACAAGAAGTGATGAATGAACAAAATGAGATTTCGGAGCGGGATCAACAACACCAGGAGTTTAGCAAGGTACGTtttttaatagaaaaaaaaccccTCAGCAAGGATCAGGTGGATTAGGTTAAGAAACGCGTTTCTAGTTTCAATGTGAATGATTCAAAAATCGATAGGGGCAGGCCATGTACAGACAATCACTGCCAATACTTTTTCTCCCAGCAAACCAGAAAGTTTCGTTGCGCTTACTAGATTAGATTACCATGATGAGTTTGAAAAGCGTACGCCGGGCGCAGCGATTCGATATGGAATGCACCATTTTACTATCCAAAATGTTATTTTTAAATGATCACAATGTCCCTATTATGAAATTAAATTATATGAACATCTGTCATCTCTATATACGAAGTAGTGCAATTTCAAGTGAAACATGTTGGGTTTGAATAAACTCGCACTTGAAGGGCTCTACGGGTGTCAATGTCAAACGGGCGAACGTTTAACTCAGTCCGTATTGTGCGGGATCCCGTTGTCACAGTGGGTGATTTGTACATGAGCATGTACCAATTGCCaaattacattatttttgtAAGCATTAAACAAATATTTCCTTTGTTTAATGTGAGTGTATCGAATAGTGGAATAATACTTCTGAATTCATGGTTGATGGTAAGTATAGTACGCATACAAAGAATAATCAATTTTAGGAGAATGGATGATATAATTCAATGAGGAAAATTATGTTATTTCAAAATTGATAAGATGAAGAATGTCTGGTCCAGGACATTCTggtaaaaataaacaattcgATTCGGATTCTTCGCATCTTTAACTTTAAGCAGGTGGGTATGAATTTTCATTACTCTATTAGTTCATAAGAGTcccttaaaaatgtccttactttGCCGCAAATAAAAGATTGTCCACTTGTTTTCACTCCACCTTGGTCTCGGACATTGGATTACGAAACACCAAATTTGAGTAGAGAGCGTCATTGCGCTGCTAGTCAACTTTGGTGTGAAACTCATTTCCAGGCAAACCGAAACAAAATCAACACGAAGAAATCATCACGTAAGTAAATTCTCGTATTTAGAGGAAAACATCGTAGTAgggttattgtaccaatagtcatctcatcagtagagttgccatgttattttgccgattagtcgactttcaatcaacggatTGAAATAAAACCGgaaacaatatctttgcttaggCTCTAAGAAGTAtcgcaaaaaaaatatagttcgAAAATTATTCAGTACACTGCTGTTAAAGCGACATGAAAACTTGAAACGATTTAACCTATTTTCATGTTACCCTTAAGGTCAATCTATTGAAACGAGACAGTAGATCTTACTCTAAAGGTTTacgtatgagatgactactggagccgttACCCCTGTATGCTAATATTAGATTATGTAGCAGAATTTTTGTTTAATATTCTGTCGCACAAATCTTACAAAGAACACAGTCATGCAAGTAATTCAGCAAATTACTTCTAGTTTCAAAAGATTTGAGTAATTGCAGCAAGAGTGTTtcctttattcattcttttagtGCAATTCATAAATATTTGTATTGCAACCAAAAGCGCATCCAggggggtttaggggttcaaacctccTCCGAAACTTGAAAAAATATATTATGTAATGTAATCTGCTCTTTAaatatttaagtcaattatgAAAAGAATAATTTACAACAAACGACTTTATAACCCCAAAAATTGTTCAAGTAGTATAAATATTTCAATCGTATGGAAAAttatcaacatgttctgaaacgaaTCCCCccccacaatttttttttgggtacGCGCCTGATTGCAACAAATAACTTGTTAGTGTTCGCTTTAACGTTTTAAATGGCACTGAAAAATTACATTGTGCGTAAATACCGTTTGATTTTGAAATCAAGTGCTTACATTTAATCGTAATtattaaatttgttttaataGTAGGGTAAAGGTTATTAGCATATACtacgaagttttctgaaaaaaaaaacattggcccttattctgaataacgacgtattgatttttcgatcgaatcatagctacctttgattttgctagcgttatggggaatacaaatgaaatacgagggaaaaaacgatacgacgttattcagaataagggcgattgttTTGTCATCCTTCAATACGCAGTGTTCGAAAACAACCACAATTGCCTCGAAATTGTATTTACGCGTAGCATGCAAAACCGGCTGCGCATTTAAGGGTAAAAGCCacatttttattgaaattattgatcCCGTTGGCAATACATtgttcgatgaacattagattagGTTTTAAGTGCcaatgacagtttctttttcaAATATGGAATGttgctttatttttcgataatttcttcagtaaaaaatgacagttttaGTTATTCTATACAAATATAAGACAGctggtaataatcgaaagagaattaCGATCTAATACTCATTGAGACTGGCGTTTATCGTTctcattttaattttattaatatAATTTGCTCTCActatagtaaaaaaaattaacataatTACAAGTTCATCCAACAAACTTACTTTTTTTCTGAGGTGAAGTTCTCAAAGGCCCTTATTACTGTTCTCAATTTTACTTCACTTGACTTTATCTTTGAGGTGACTTCCGTAATAGAGATACGTTTACTTGTATTCGGTATAACAGCAGAAACTTGTATTCAATCGAAGAATCTATACATCGTTGTTCAGAAAGAGAACGATAATTGCAATAAACAATGC
This genomic window from Malaya genurostris strain Urasoe2022 chromosome 1, Malgen_1.1, whole genome shotgun sequence contains:
- the LOC131430224 gene encoding modifier of mdg4-like isoform X16, coding for MADDEQFSLCWNNFNTNLSAGFHESLIRGDLVDVTLAAEGQLVKAHRLILSVCSPYFRKMFTQMPANQHAFIFLKDVSHSALKDLIQFMYCGEVNVKQDALPAFISTAEALQIKGLTETGESAPTQPSPAKETSHIPSSGMTSIPSTASSPRVKTLQRSRIHSYKLDSDDGSDHEKVVQITATSTPAPASSSSSGPSATIVATQIAAPQQVQILQAQPTQKRTLQQRTSTIPQTTQVMKRAKLSDPLDAAESAQVQGVQIVQQIPQAQQRVVSSEPEYVEMPIETINPKAEPDYGDDPSEVEAIDAENEQEQALAEQEAAEHDQEADDSAHYVEDETYGDMSKYDETYFTEGDDAKAGASGYGSESYAEGGAAADQAAQVTSRFKYGEKYELVSNRKGGLNLCYGGYVYRRKADFASTVNWVCANPNYNRLIGDQDSYDYRGMCAARCITNKTGGIKLSKRGHNHPPMIRFGDDGSLREFVMKNDEFEILY
- the LOC131430224 gene encoding modifier of mdg4-like isoform X10; this translates as MADDEQFSLCWNNFNTNLSAGFHESLIRGDLVDVTLAAEGQLVKAHRLILSVCSPYFRKMFTQMPANQHAFIFLKDVSHSALKDLIQFMYCGEVNVKQDALPAFISTAEALQIKGLTETGESAPTQPSPAKETSHIPSSGMTSIPSTASSPRVKTLQRSRIHSYKLDSDDGSDHEKVVQITATSTPAPASSSSSGPSATIVATQIAAPQQVQILQAQPTQKRTLQQRTSTIPQTTQVMKRAKLSDPLDAAESAQVQGVQIVQQIPQAQQRVVSSEPEYVEMPIETINPKAEPDYGDDPSEVEAIDAENEQEQALAEQEAAEHDQEADDSAHYVEDETYGDMSKYDETYFTEGDDAKAGASGYGSESYAEGGAAADQAAQDFNMYFDALEPITNRKTVITLDDQTLDFVPGQRGTQLLRINEYCYAKNNRINDTTYWVCRTRVHQRACNARAVTTMKSNGLYRILITNPVHIHEPGRKTISTTAKSRPRPTRPKPLVEEIITFTYATD
- the LOC131430224 gene encoding modifier of mdg4-like isoform X42, with amino-acid sequence MADDEQFSLCWNNFNTNLSAGFHESLIRGDLVDVTLAAEGQLVKAHRLILSVCSPYFRKMFTQMPANQHAFIFLKDVSHSALKDLIQFMYCGEVNVKQDALPAFISTAEALQIKGLTETGESAPTQPSPAKETSHIPSSGMTSIPSTASSPRVKTLQRSRIHSYKLDSDDGSDHEKVVQITATSTPAPASSSSSGPSATIVATQIAAPQQVQILQAQPTQKRTLQQRTSTIPQTTQVMKRAKLSDPLDAAESAQVQGVQIVQQIPQAQQRVVSSEPEYVEMPIETINPKAEPDYGDDPSEVEAIDAENEQEQALAEQEAAEHDQEADDSAHYVEDETYGDMSKYDETYFTEGDDAKAGASGYGSESYAEGGAAADQAAQETFDDLTTGVWMKRPFSIVPNQKGGKNLVFFNFVYRKEASFKTSTNWVCNRNAAGRCQARLIHKPHSGELKLGKHSHNHPPSVAAAASVGKI
- the LOC131430224 gene encoding modifier of mdg4-like isoform X41, whose amino-acid sequence is MADDEQFSLCWNNFNTNLSAGFHESLIRGDLVDVTLAAEGQLVKAHRLILSVCSPYFRKMFTQMPANQHAFIFLKDVSHSALKDLIQFMYCGEVNVKQDALPAFISTAEALQIKGLTETGESAPTQPSPAKETSHIPSSGMTSIPSTASSPRVKTLQRSRIHSYKLDSDDGSDHEKVVQITATSTPAPASSSSSGPSATIVATQIAAPQQVQILQAQPTQKRTLQQRTSTIPQTTQVMKRAKLSDPLDAAESAQVQGVQIVQQIPQAQQRVVSSEPEYVEMPIETINPKAEPDYGDDPSEVEAIDAENEQEQALAEQEAAEHDQEADDSAHYVEDETYGDMSKYDETYFTEGDDAKAGASGYGSESYAEGGAAADQAAQEQTIWITTDLRDSYEYVPFSYITGQRGAPKILYDGFSYVCAKHIKNRKYWICAKQRSRNCKARIITDTDNKLFIARNLSHNHASELRTMKEFVN
- the LOC131430224 gene encoding modifier of mdg4-like isoform X39, encoding MADDEQFSLCWNNFNTNLSAGFHESLIRGDLVDVTLAAEGQLVKAHRLILSVCSPYFRKMFTQMPANQHAFIFLKDVSHSALKDLIQFMYCGEVNVKQDALPAFISTAEALQIKGLTETGESAPTQPSPAKETSHIPSSGMTSIPSTASSPRVKTLQRSRIHSYKLDSDDGSDHEKVVQITATSTPAPASSSSSGPSATIVATQIAAPQQVQILQAQPTQKRTLQQRTSTIPQTTQVMKRAKLSDPLDAAESAQVQGVQIVQQIPQAQQRVVSSEPEYVEMPIETINPKAEPDYGDDPSEVEAIDAENEQEQALAEQEAAEHDQEADDSAHYVEDETYGDMSKYDETYFTEGDDAKAGASGYGSESYAEGGAAADQAAQVVSPEEISFMLNYRGTQNMVIRSHFFTKNKISRRYIFWNCTQKKPFGCKVRVTMPRPPTQGPVICRGEHNHMIVTGRRKHGVLRQLLNDRKRENATF